The DNA sequence ATGGGCGAAATTTTAGTAGATTGGACAATAGAATTTGAATCTCAGTTTAAAATTACCCCAGAAGAGATTTGGGGTGCAGAAATTGTCAGTCGTTCGGGGAATGTCTACACTCTTAAGCCAGTAGAATACAACAAAACTATTGATTCACAACAAAGTACGTCAATTTTTTTTAATGCCAACAAAATTAACGGAGAAATTCTTCAGCCACAAAAAATTAGATTAGGCAATATCGAGTCTGATGAACTGGAGGTAACACCAGCTAAAGATTCCGACGTAGTAACTCCAGTAGATCCAGTAGTTGAAGATCTGCCCCCAGAAATCTCGACAAATACTGCGCCAGCTACAGAAGCCTCAGATAACCTACCTGCCGAAGTAAACTTTTCTTTAATTAACGATTGGGGTAGTGGTTTTCAGGGTTCAATCTCGATTACCAATAATAGTGAGAGCAATATTGATAGCTGGAGTCTAGAATTTGATTTTCCCAATCAAATCAATAATATTTGGGATGCGGCGATCGAGCAAAATCAGAACGGTAGCTATGTCATTTCTCATAATGCTTGGAATCGAGAAATTGCAGCAGGAGAAACTATAACTTTCGGGTTTACAGGAGATGGTTCTGTCACCACAAAACCCCAAAACTATGAACTAGATGGCTTTACTTTTGATAGTCCTAGTATTCATGAAAGTATTTATACTTATGAAAATCCCGATTTGACTCCAGAATTAAAGCTTAATCAACCATATCAAGGACGAGCTACATTTTTTGATGCAGCAAATCCCGCTGGTGGTTTAGGTAATTCAGGGTTCGATATTCCTACTCAAGACCAACTACACAAAGTTGTAGCTATCAATAATATTCAGTGGAATGGTTCAGAAGCCAGTGGTGCTTTTATGGAAGTATCTGGCCCTAAACAAAGAGATGGCGCAGCACCAATTATCGTCCAAGTGACAGATCAGTTGGCAGAACGAGCGGATGGTATGGATATGAGTGCCGAAGCATTTGCCTTGGTAGCAGATCCCGCTGATGGGATAGTCAATATTAATTATCAGCTAGTTGGCCCTCCTGATGATTACGTAACAGCTTATGGTCACAGAATTGGTGATGGTATTGTCGTCGAAACTATTGCAGGTACTAGTCCCTACTATGCAGCGACCAGATTAAATAATCATCGTTATCCGATTGAAAGCGTGGAGTTAATTGAAGAAGACGGTGATTTGGTCGAACTCAACCGCGAGTCTGATAATCGCTTTGTAATGGAAGGCAACTATCCTCTTAATGGTGTGCAGGATCTTTTAGTCACAGATATCTTCGGTCAGCAAGTAACGTTAGACAACATTGATATCACTAACGCCTCAGCTCCCGATACGATTACTGGCGAACAGTTTACGCTGATCTAAATACGGATGATTGTATAAGTAGGTGGGTGTAATTAAATTATTTTACCTACTTACTTATTGAGTATAATTCTATTTATTGTGAGATGAATCTTATTGCTTTGATCATGAAAAAGATATTCCAGATTTAGCAATTGAAGTGGTTTTTAGTAGTGGTGGAGTAAAAGATCTTGAAAAATATAAAGCTTTGAATGTCAAAGAAGTATGGTTTTGGGAAAATAATCAGCTAAATATTTATTTTAAAATAGATTCTAATTACACTAAAGCTTTGTCGAGTTCTTGTCTTCCTAAATTATCAATAGAATTTTTAAGTAAATATATTAGTCAAGGATTCAATCTGGATAATTTAACTATCCAAAATAAATTTGTGAAGGAGTTACAAAATTTGTAGATAAGCAAATTTTCGCTTATTTTAACCACAATTTAGCCACAGTACAGTACAGGACAACAAATTCTGGCTTTTACCAATAGTTCTATCGATAAATATAGTTGCTGCCCTGATACTCTAGCTAATCCTGACAGACTTAAAAACTACTTTTTGCCTCGTTCAAAAGGATTGCTCAGATTTTTCAGATTAACTGTTCAAAATTAACATGCTGAAAATTGAACTCCAGTTCCACCCAAACCACAGTAGCCATTCGGTACTTTACTGAGATACTGCTGATGATAATCTTCAGCGTAGTAAAATTCAGGCGCTTCAACGATTTCAGTAGTGATCGGATCGTAACCAGCCTTGCTCAATTCTTGTTGATAGGCTTTGAGAGATGCTTCCGCTAGTTTTTTCTGTTCAGGAGTGTAAGTATAAATTCCCGAACGATATTGAGTCCCGCGATCGTTACCCTGACGCATTCCCTGGGTAGGATTATGGCTTTCCCAGAATACTTTTAGCAGTTCTTCGTAGCTAATTTTTTCAGGGTTATAAACCACCAACACAACCTCATTATGCCCTGTCATGCCAGAGCAAACTTCTTTGTAGGTAGGATTAGGAGTATGTCCCGCTGCGTAACCTGCTGCTGTGGTATAAACTCCTTCTTGTTGCCAAAATTTTCTTTCTGCACCCCAAAAACAACCTAAGCCGAATACTGCCTGTTCCATGTTTTCGGGAAAAGGAGGCTTGAGAGGATTACCATTGACGTGATGCTTATCTGGTACGGGCATTGTCTGTTCACGTCCTTTTAATGCTTCATTAGCAGATGGAATAGAAGCTGGTTTGCCTAAGCCGAATAGTCCCATAAGAATTAATATCTAGTTTTTGTTAATTTTTTTTACGATATTTATATCATAAGAGAATCATTAAATTTCCGAATTCGGCTAACCCTACTTCTATTTATCAATTTAAGTAGAAATTCCCACTTTATTTTGGACTTAAGATGAAGAGCATGGTTGAAGCTTGATTGTTGTTCCTTATTTGCTTACGATACTATAGCCAGAAGGCGCAACTATTGGTGAAGTTATATCATTTGTTACACAGTCATTTTAGTTATTTTAGTCAAGTTTAATTAGGAAAAGTTCATGAAAATTTTAGTAGTAGAAGACGATGAGCGGATTAGCGATGCGATGGTCGAGTATTTAAGTGACCTCCACTATGCGGTTGAGGCAGTATACGACGGTCAAAGTGCGTGGGACTTGCTGGATGTATTCACCTACGATTTAGTATTGCTCGACGTGATGTTACCTGAAATGGATGGAATTACACTCTGTAATAAACTACGAAGCCGAGGCTTTGATATTCCGATCCTGATGTTGACCGCTAAAGATACTTTAGAAAACAAAATTGAAGGGTTAGATGCTGGAGCCGATGACTATTTGGTCAAGCCGTTTGAACTCGATGAGCTGTCAGCACGCATTCGCGCTTTGCTGCGTCGTGGTACAGGTAGCCTACCACCTGTTTTAACCTGGGAAAATCTGCGTTTAGATCCCAGTAGCTGCGAAGTATTTTATCAAGAGGAATTATTACCCCTTAGTCCGAAAGAATACAAGCTGCTAGAATTTTTCTTGCGTAATGGTCGTCGTGTGTTTAGTCGCGCCCAAATTCTGGAACATCTTTGGTCTTTTGAACAGGTGCCTGAAGAAGCCACGGTTAAGGCTCATATTCGAGGCTTGAGACAAAAATTAGAAGCTGCTGGCGCACCTCACGATTTGATTGAGACAGTGTATGGTTTAGGCTATCGTCTCAAAGAAGAACCCCAACAGGTTAAATAACCAGCTTGAATTATTATCATTATGCATCAGAGCTTGCGATCGCGTCTACTGCTGTACTATCTGATAGTTATGGCAGCTATCTTGGGTATTTTTGGCTCAGGGGTTTATTTTGTTTTTCGGCGTAGTTTGTACGATCAACTAGATAAGAAATTATTGACACTGGCTCAATCGGCTACCCCCTCCTTTGCCCCAGTACGCGATCTTGGTAGTAAGTATCTAAATGAGGTAGAGGAAGTTCCCTGGCGGGACATTTTTAATCGAGATCAGCAGAGTCTAGAATGGTTTGACGCTAAAGGTAAGTTGCTTGGTCGAAAAGGAATCATTGAGATCGATGCTCCGCCAAAGTCAGGAACTTCTTTTATTCAAAATCTAGATACAGGGGAAGTGTTTCGCACTCGTACTATAACTGTGTTTATTGGTAAAAATGGTGAGACTGGAGTGGCGAATGGTTTTGTTAGGGCTACTCAGTCTAATGCAGAGATCGAAGAAGCCGAATCAGAACTCTTTTGGATTCTAGTGATTGGTGGAATGTTTACCTTAATTTTAAGTGGCTTGGGTGGATTTTGGTTGACACAAAAAGCAATTGAACCAATTGAAGCGAGTTTTCTACAGCTTAAACAGTTTACTGCCGATGCGTCCCACGAATTGCGCAGTCCTCTGACCGCAATTAAAGCTTCGATTGATATCATGCGTATCCATCCCGAGCGAGTTCATCCCAAGGATGTGAAAAAGTTAGAGGCGATCGCTGGTGCTACACTACAAATGAATGAGATGCTGGGAGATCTGCTGTTTCTGGCTCGTGCTGATGCCGATGCTGATTTATCCACCAATGAACGTAAACTTACTCCCGTATTACTTAATCAAATTCTCCAAAATTGTTTTGTTTTGTTAGAACCCCTGGCGAATGAAAAGAAAATTGTTTTTCAGTCTAAATTCAGAGAAGAATTAAAAGTATTGGGTGATATGCCCCAGCTTTCTCGCTTATTCTCGAATTTATTAGAAAATGCTCTTCAATATACTCCTGATGAAGGTCGGGTGAGCTTAGATCTATATCGACAAAATCGCTTTGCAATAATTAGTGTGCGGGATACGGGTATTGGTATTGCAGCAGATCAAATTAATAAAGTATTTGATCGCTTTTGGCGGGCAAATAAAGCGCGAAATCGTCGAGAAGGAGGCACAGGATTGGGTCTGGCTATTTCAGCAGCGATCGCTAAACGTCATGGCGGCAAGATTTCGGTGACTAGTGAACCTAACATCGGTACTTGCTTTTTAGTGCGTATCCCCTTAATCGATCAGCGCAAATCCCCTCTTATTCAAGTGGAAAAATCCGAGTCAAGCAAGGGACATTAAAGGTTAGACTAAACTAGATTAAGCTGCTTCAGCTTTTTTTCTTCCCAAGCCAAAGCCGAGCGAACAATTTCATCGAGGGAATTGTGCCGAGGATTCCAGCCGATAACCTCGCGAATTTTCTTACCTGAAGCAATGACACAAGCAGGATCACCCTCTCTGCGAGGAGTTTCTACTACAGGAAAATCTATCCCAGAAACTTCTTTAATTTTTGATAATACTTCCTTGACGCTATAACCATTACCATAGCCACAGTTGAGAATTTGGCTTGTGGACTCTCGTTCTAAATATTTTAGAGCGTCTACATGAGCAGCAGCTAAATCTTCGACATGAATATAGTCTCTAATTCCTGTCCCATCTTTTGTTTGATAGTCAGTGCCATAAATGCTCGCAAAAGGACGAATGCCTAAAGCAGCATCACACCCTACTTTGATTAAATGAGCAGCTTTCTTGCCCATTTGACCGATTTTGCCCGAACTGTCGGCTCCTGCTACGTTAAAGTACCGCAAAATGACATATTTAAGCTCTGAAGCTTGAGCATAGTCACGGATGATACTTTCGCTCATCAATTTAGACTTTCCGTAAGGGTTAATGGGTATAGTAGGAGACGACTCATCCACAGGAGATTCTTGAACTTCTCCATATACCGCTGCCGTACTGGAGAAAACAAATTGATTAACATTAAAGTTTTTACAGCATTGCAAGACGTTAATTACGTTGCTGGTATTGTTGGCATAGTAATCTAAAGGTTGCTCTAAAGATTCGGGAACAGAAATACTCGCAGCAAAATGTAGCACCGCATCAAAACTATGCTGCTCAAATACTTGTGACAGATGTTGTCGATCGTTGAGTTCTCCTTCACATAACTCACCATAGACAATTGCTGCTGCCGATCCTGTAGATAAGTTGTCATAGATCACAACTTCGTAACCAGCTTCTCCTAGTTTTTTTACCGTATGAGAACCGATATAGCCTGCACCACCCGTCACTAAAATTTTAGCCATAGTAATTTATACTTAGTTTTTCTTGATCCACCGTTTATTATAAGAAAAGATTTAATCTTTAATTTTAAAGTTTACTCAAAAACATTTAACAATAAGATAAAGCATAATTTATTGCTAAAAGTATTATGCAATAATGCACAAAATTCAAGAAAACTAATTTTAGAATACTGCGATCGCTTAATAAACAAATTTGATCTAGTTTATTTGTTAATAGCGTATTACCAAAATATTTTCGGTTACTTTACTGAAAGTAGTATTAAGAATATATTGCAATTGGAGTACTCAAAGCGTTAATTTGATTAGAAGTAATAATCATTTTATTGATTTTATCGCTCTGTTAATTATTAGTAAGTTATGCCTCGATCGCCCAAGCTAAAATTTGATCGCGGAACGTTACTGTTACATCCACCGCCAAAGGGTAGAGCCTGGTTAGACTATGCCACCTGGGACGATCGCGTAGAGAAGTTTCGTATTCCTGCAATTTACTATCGTTCTCTACTAGAAGCTCTCCAAGCGGATGATCAAAAGATTATTGATGAAGCGAAAGAATTTTACAGCTTAGAGCTACAATCCGTATCTCAATTTGAACCATACCCGCATCAAGCAAAAGCTCTACAGGCTTGGAAGCAGTCTGGTAGAAAGGGAGTAGTTGTCTTGCCTACCGCAGCAGGAAAAACCTATTTAGCACAGTTAGCCATGGAGGCTACTCCCCGCACCACCTTAATAGTCGTGCCGACGTTAGATTTGATGCATCAGTGGTATGCTCAGATCGAATCTGCTTTTCCCAATACAGAGGTAGGTTTACTGGGAGGTGGTTCGCGCGATCGCACACCAATTTTAATTGCTACCTATAACAGTGCAGCAATTTACGCCGAGACTTTAGGTAATCGTTATGCACTGCAAATTTTTGATGAGTGTCATCATTTACCCACCGACTTTTTTAAAGTGATTGCCGAATATGCGATCGCTCCCTACCGTTTAGGATTAACCGCTACCCCCGAACGCAGCGACGGTACTCATCGAGATTTAGATACTCTGATTGGTAAAATTATCTATCGCAAAACTCCTGAAGAATTATCTGGAGGAGCATTAGCCGATCATAAGATCGTCCAGATGCGGGTTAAATTGACTGAAGCGGAACAACTAAGATATGAGGAGGCGATCGCTATTCGGCGTAAATTCTTACGCGAGTCAAATATTTCTTTAGGTAGCCTCGAAGGCTGGCAACTATTTGTCCAAGCTAGTGCGCGCTCGCCCCAAGGTAGAAAAGCGATGTTAGCTCATCGTCAAGCCAAAGAGATTGCTTTAGGTACAGATGCTAAACTGCGTGTTTTGATCGATTTAATTAACAAACATCAGACAGAAAGGATCTTAATTTTTACCAACGATAACGCTACCGTATATCGTATCTCCCAGCAGTTTTTGATCCCTGCCATCACTTATCAAACTGTGGTTAAAGAGCGTCATGATATTTTAACTAGATTCAAAGCTGGAGAATATAAAACCCTGGTTGCTTCCCACGTACTGAATGAAGGAGTTGATGTACCCGATGCGCGAATTGCGATTATCCTTTCAGGTACGGGTTCTACCAGAGAATATATTCAACGGTTGGGTAGAGTTTTAAGAAAGGGCAATACATCCAATAAACAGGCAATTCTCTATGAAGTTGTGACGGAAAATACTAGTGAGGAAAGAACTTCCGAACGTCGCCGAGGTGAACAAAATGAGCAAAATGAACAGCAGCCAGAATATCGGCAGTTAAAATTAATTCCCAATCAACCTAAACCCATCAAAAAACGAGAATTTAAAGCAGCAGAAGAATCTAAGCAGTGGAACCAAGAAGAATCAAAAAATGAATAAATTTCATGACATTTTCAGCACCACCACTCTTAATATTATTTTGCTAGGATTTGGGTCACTAATTTAAGCTTCCTGCATATTAAACTTAATAAACACCAAAACACTGCCAATTAAAAAGCCAATAATAAAACCAAATAAGTGAGCATGAAAACTAATCTGAGGAATTAGATTATCAAAAATAAATTGCACAATAACGATCAAAATAATCTGCTGTAGCCGACGTTTAGCAGTAACTGAGTGTCTTCTCTTCAGCCAAATCTGCAAAAAAATAGCTAAGATTGACCCAATTAAACCCATGATTGCTGCCGAAGCACCAACTAAAAAAACATTATTTAATCCCAATCTAAAAGCTAATAGCGTAAAGGTTAACATTGAACCGATACCGCTAACTAAATAAATCGTTAAATAATACTTTACTCCTAAACTTAATTCAATCAAACGTCCTACAAAAAACAGCGACAACATATTTGTTGCCAAATGAAATAATCCATAGTGGAGAAAATTAGCCCCAATCAATCGCCACCATTCCCCAGCTAAAACTTTTTCAGGAATTAAAGCCCCCAAACGTTCTAACGTCAGAGAATCTTGGCTTCCTCCGAGTTTAATCTCTAATCCGTAGATTAGTAAATTTAGGCCAATTAATATATACGTCGTATAGGCTATCTTGTTACTGCTAGTTCTCATGCAAAATATTTAGATTTAATACTATTCAATAGCTTGAGCAGTCTGAATTTAAGCTGAATATTAAAATAATTACGAACAGGTCTAATTTTGTTAGTCAAATTTTTTCAATTGATTTGAGCGGTTAATCTAAGAGATAGAAATTATATTTCAGCTAATACCGTGGAGTAATCATAGCGTTTTGTTTTACTCCAGCAGGACAAATACAATACTTTTATCATAAGCAAGTAAAATTACTTAATCCTTTTTTAAGAATACAGGAGTTATTGAAAAGAAAAAATTTATGCTTTGGGCTTATTTTTTTTGAGACTAAACTTTTAATCTAATTAAAATTAATCAAAGTCGTTAATATAGGTAAACTAACTCTGTTCTGCCTAACTGCACCATGCCCCTGTTTCGTATAGTAGCTCTATTCCTTGGTCTGAGCGTAATTCTCGGACTATCGATTTGGTTGGTGACATCTTTGTCTCACCTCTATATGCAGATCTCTTTTACTGCACCTATTCTGGCTAATTTATTGCTGCTGTTGGTGATAGTTTTAATTGGCTCTTTAGTGGGCGGTTATATCTATTACATCAATAAGTATACGCGCCGAGGCTCTAGGGGGAAGCCAGTCAAACGTCGAGTTAATCGAGTTACAATACCAGAAGAAAAAACCCAGGTAGCAGCACAGAATCTTCAAGCGTTAAGACAACAAGTAGGGCAAATACAGGACAAAATTGCTCAAAAAGCCTTATTGGGTAGATCTCGGCAAATCGAGGCAGATCTCCAACGGGGAGAAGTCAAAGTTGTGATTTTTGGTACAGGATCGGCAGGGAAAACTTCTTTAGTCAATGCCCTCGTGGGTGAAATCGTGGGGGAAACGAATCCGATCATGGGAACAACTACCCAAGGAGAAACCTATAGCCTCAAGCTGCGTGGCGTAGGTAGAGAAATCCTAATTATTGACACCCCTGGTATTTTAGAAGCAGGAATTGCAGGAACAGAGAGGGAAAAAGTAGCGAAACAGCTAGCCACCGAAGCCGACTTACTGGTATTTACCGTCGATAATGATTTGCGTCAGTCAGAATACGAGCCTTTGAAGACTTTAGCCGAAATTGGCAAGCGATCGCTTTTGGTGTTTAATAAAACAGATCTTTATACTGATGAAGATCGTGAAATGATTTTAGGTAGGCTCAAAGAAAGAGTAAAACCCTTTATTGCGCCTGGTG is a window from the Pleurocapsa minor HA4230-MV1 genome containing:
- a CDS encoding cellulose binding domain-containing protein; its protein translation is MQSLTNNQIRTNFTVETEWDKGFTGKLDLTNMGEILVDWTIEFESQFKITPEEIWGAEIVSRSGNVYTLKPVEYNKTIDSQQSTSIFFNANKINGEILQPQKIRLGNIESDELEVTPAKDSDVVTPVDPVVEDLPPEISTNTAPATEASDNLPAEVNFSLINDWGSGFQGSISITNNSESNIDSWSLEFDFPNQINNIWDAAIEQNQNGSYVISHNAWNREIAAGETITFGFTGDGSVTTKPQNYELDGFTFDSPSIHESIYTYENPDLTPELKLNQPYQGRATFFDAANPAGGLGNSGFDIPTQDQLHKVVAINNIQWNGSEASGAFMEVSGPKQRDGAAPIIVQVTDQLAERADGMDMSAEAFALVADPADGIVNINYQLVGPPDDYVTAYGHRIGDGIVVETIAGTSPYYAATRLNNHRYPIESVELIEEDGDLVELNRESDNRFVMEGNYPLNGVQDLLVTDIFGQQVTLDNIDITNASAPDTITGEQFTLI
- the msrA gene encoding peptide-methionine (S)-S-oxide reductase MsrA is translated as MGLFGLGKPASIPSANEALKGREQTMPVPDKHHVNGNPLKPPFPENMEQAVFGLGCFWGAERKFWQQEGVYTTAAGYAAGHTPNPTYKEVCSGMTGHNEVVLVVYNPEKISYEELLKVFWESHNPTQGMRQGNDRGTQYRSGIYTYTPEQKKLAEASLKAYQQELSKAGYDPITTEIVEAPEFYYAEDYHQQYLSKVPNGYCGLGGTGVQFSAC
- a CDS encoding response regulator transcription factor; this encodes MKILVVEDDERISDAMVEYLSDLHYAVEAVYDGQSAWDLLDVFTYDLVLLDVMLPEMDGITLCNKLRSRGFDIPILMLTAKDTLENKIEGLDAGADDYLVKPFELDELSARIRALLRRGTGSLPPVLTWENLRLDPSSCEVFYQEELLPLSPKEYKLLEFFLRNGRRVFSRAQILEHLWSFEQVPEEATVKAHIRGLRQKLEAAGAPHDLIETVYGLGYRLKEEPQQVK
- a CDS encoding HAMP domain-containing histidine kinase encodes the protein MHQSLRSRLLLYYLIVMAAILGIFGSGVYFVFRRSLYDQLDKKLLTLAQSATPSFAPVRDLGSKYLNEVEEVPWRDIFNRDQQSLEWFDAKGKLLGRKGIIEIDAPPKSGTSFIQNLDTGEVFRTRTITVFIGKNGETGVANGFVRATQSNAEIEEAESELFWILVIGGMFTLILSGLGGFWLTQKAIEPIEASFLQLKQFTADASHELRSPLTAIKASIDIMRIHPERVHPKDVKKLEAIAGATLQMNEMLGDLLFLARADADADLSTNERKLTPVLLNQILQNCFVLLEPLANEKKIVFQSKFREELKVLGDMPQLSRLFSNLLENALQYTPDEGRVSLDLYRQNRFAIISVRDTGIGIAADQINKVFDRFWRANKARNRREGGTGLGLAISAAIAKRHGGKISVTSEPNIGTCFLVRIPLIDQRKSPLIQVEKSESSKGH
- the galE gene encoding UDP-glucose 4-epimerase GalE, whose translation is MAKILVTGGAGYIGSHTVKKLGEAGYEVVIYDNLSTGSAAAIVYGELCEGELNDRQHLSQVFEQHSFDAVLHFAASISVPESLEQPLDYYANNTSNVINVLQCCKNFNVNQFVFSSTAAVYGEVQESPVDESSPTIPINPYGKSKLMSESIIRDYAQASELKYVILRYFNVAGADSSGKIGQMGKKAAHLIKVGCDAALGIRPFASIYGTDYQTKDGTGIRDYIHVEDLAAAHVDALKYLERESTSQILNCGYGNGYSVKEVLSKIKEVSGIDFPVVETPRREGDPACVIASGKKIREVIGWNPRHNSLDEIVRSALAWEEKKLKQLNLV
- a CDS encoding DEAD/DEAH box helicase family protein, yielding MPRSPKLKFDRGTLLLHPPPKGRAWLDYATWDDRVEKFRIPAIYYRSLLEALQADDQKIIDEAKEFYSLELQSVSQFEPYPHQAKALQAWKQSGRKGVVVLPTAAGKTYLAQLAMEATPRTTLIVVPTLDLMHQWYAQIESAFPNTEVGLLGGGSRDRTPILIATYNSAAIYAETLGNRYALQIFDECHHLPTDFFKVIAEYAIAPYRLGLTATPERSDGTHRDLDTLIGKIIYRKTPEELSGGALADHKIVQMRVKLTEAEQLRYEEAIAIRRKFLRESNISLGSLEGWQLFVQASARSPQGRKAMLAHRQAKEIALGTDAKLRVLIDLINKHQTERILIFTNDNATVYRISQQFLIPAITYQTVVKERHDILTRFKAGEYKTLVASHVLNEGVDVPDARIAIILSGTGSTREYIQRLGRVLRKGNTSNKQAILYEVVTENTSEERTSERRRGEQNEQNEQQPEYRQLKLIPNQPKPIKKREFKAAEESKQWNQEESKNE
- a CDS encoding rhomboid family intramembrane serine protease; its protein translation is MRTSSNKIAYTTYILIGLNLLIYGLEIKLGGSQDSLTLERLGALIPEKVLAGEWWRLIGANFLHYGLFHLATNMLSLFFVGRLIELSLGVKYYLTIYLVSGIGSMLTFTLLAFRLGLNNVFLVGASAAIMGLIGSILAIFLQIWLKRRHSVTAKRRLQQIILIVIVQFIFDNLIPQISFHAHLFGFIIGFLIGSVLVFIKFNMQEA
- a CDS encoding GTP-binding protein — its product is MPLFRIVALFLGLSVILGLSIWLVTSLSHLYMQISFTAPILANLLLLLVIVLIGSLVGGYIYYINKYTRRGSRGKPVKRRVNRVTIPEEKTQVAAQNLQALRQQVGQIQDKIAQKALLGRSRQIEADLQRGEVKVVIFGTGSAGKTSLVNALVGEIVGETNPIMGTTTQGETYSLKLRGVGREILIIDTPGILEAGIAGTEREKVAKQLATEADLLVFTVDNDLRQSEYEPLKTLAEIGKRSLLVFNKTDLYTDEDREMILGRLKERVKPFIAPGDVTAICANPQPVQLATGEIIDPPVEILPLIKRLVAVLRAEGEDLIADNILLQSHRLGEEARTIIENQRRRESDKIIDRYQWISAGVIAVTPVPIVDMLATAAVNAQMVIEIGRIYNIELDLEQGKELALSLGKTLVSLGVVKGAVDILAKALQLNFATYIVGKAIQAVSAAYLTRIAGKSFIEYFRRNLDWGDGGITEVVQQQFQLSRRDEFVKSFVQDAISKVVQPLSEAWGDEDLAEEEEAQLVSEMVAELEDDW